In Sphingomonas sp. SORGH_AS_0950, the following are encoded in one genomic region:
- a CDS encoding PepSY domain-containing protein yields the protein MSEAAAPVQRGWRQTMAWAHGWLGLIAGWILFTMFLTGTSAYFRPEITQWMQPEIRPAVATPAQAATSAVRHLARVGSDDLQWYIYLPDARTIATRVFRIPAKPDPKARGTELDLDPVSGAPLTARETRGGEHFYRFHFQLQLPYPWGRWLAGLCAMAMLGAIISGVITHKRIFADFFTLRWNKGQRSWLDAHNVTAVLGLPYHAMITYTGLITLITMYMPYPIVMNYAKPAQFVQTAYGQPDDVPASGVRRPLVAIAPLIQDAERRLGGPATRVIVANPGDAAARVTIAQAKHGAISAQTPIVVYEGATGRFLSRSGAPASAIQTAGVLLGLHLAQFAGPALRWAYFVMGLTGAAMVGTGLLLWTAKRRKPGAAPFFGLRLAERLNIAVIAAFPCGMAAYLLANRLIPAGMAGRADMEVSAMFWTWGLLALAQLGLPARRAWTILFGVAGLFWSAIPVVNALTDTRWLIPSLLDGDQVFLAFDLACLAIGAGFAVAARVSARPAARTPTRTRRFSEPAHA from the coding sequence GTGAGCGAGGCGGCGGCCCCGGTGCAGCGCGGCTGGCGGCAGACCATGGCCTGGGCGCATGGCTGGCTGGGCCTGATCGCCGGGTGGATCCTGTTCACCATGTTCCTGACCGGGACCTCGGCCTATTTCCGCCCCGAAATCACCCAGTGGATGCAGCCCGAGATCCGCCCCGCCGTCGCGACCCCGGCACAGGCGGCGACTTCGGCGGTCCGCCACCTCGCGCGGGTCGGCAGCGACGACCTGCAATGGTATATCTATCTGCCCGACGCGCGGACGATCGCCACCCGCGTCTTCCGCATCCCCGCCAAGCCCGATCCCAAGGCGCGCGGGACCGAGCTGGACCTCGATCCGGTCAGCGGCGCGCCCCTGACCGCGCGCGAGACGCGCGGGGGCGAGCATTTCTATCGCTTCCACTTCCAGCTGCAATTGCCGTACCCCTGGGGCCGCTGGCTGGCGGGGCTGTGCGCGATGGCGATGCTGGGCGCGATCATCTCGGGCGTGATCACCCACAAGCGGATCTTCGCCGACTTCTTCACATTGCGCTGGAACAAGGGGCAGCGAAGCTGGCTCGACGCGCACAACGTCACCGCCGTGCTCGGCCTGCCTTATCATGCGATGATCACCTATACCGGGCTGATCACCCTGATTACCATGTACATGCCGTACCCGATCGTGATGAACTACGCCAAGCCCGCGCAGTTCGTCCAGACCGCCTATGGCCAGCCCGACGACGTGCCCGCCAGCGGCGTGCGCCGTCCGCTCGTGGCGATCGCGCCGCTGATCCAGGATGCCGAGCGCCGTCTGGGCGGCCCCGCCACCCGCGTCATCGTCGCCAATCCGGGCGACGCCGCCGCGCGCGTGACGATCGCGCAGGCCAAGCATGGCGCGATCAGCGCGCAGACCCCGATCGTCGTCTATGAGGGCGCGACCGGCCGGTTCCTCAGCCGGAGCGGCGCGCCCGCCTCGGCGATCCAGACGGCGGGCGTCCTGCTGGGCCTGCACCTGGCGCAATTCGCCGGGCCCGCGCTGCGCTGGGCCTATTTCGTCATGGGGCTGACCGGCGCGGCGATGGTCGGCACCGGGCTGCTGCTCTGGACCGCCAAGCGGCGCAAGCCGGGCGCGGCGCCCTTTTTCGGGCTTCGGCTGGCCGAGCGGCTGAACATCGCGGTCATCGCCGCCTTCCCGTGCGGCATGGCGGCCTATCTCCTCGCCAACCGGCTGATCCCGGCGGGGATGGCGGGTCGCGCCGATATGGAAGTGTCGGCGATGTTCTGGACCTGGGGCCTGCTCGCGCTCGCCCAGCTCGGCCTGCCCGCGCGGCGTGCCTGGACGATCCTGTTCGGCGTCGCAGGCCTGTTCTGGAGCGCGATCCCGGTCGTCAACGCGCTGACCGACACCCGCTGGCTGATCCCGTCGCTGCTCGACGGGGATCAGGTCTTCCTCGCCTTCGATCTCGCCTGCCTCGCCATCGGTGCCGGTTTCGCCGTCGCCGCGCGGGTCAGCGCGCGTCCCGCCGCCCGTACTCCCACACGGACCCGCCGCTTTTCGGAGCCTGCCCATGCTTGA
- a CDS encoding MFS transporter, whose translation MRDRDTPPPAPGFWTLAGVEAWERFAIQGAKSLLTLFLLTDLLRPSGPPVLGLAGLRAAIEGVTGTRGDIAFASQLYGLYGALTYLILPLGGWLADRSGRRRVAMFVGAGLMAAGLVALTGRPLALVGLGLLVGGIGLLKGNLAAEVGALRGSAGGERLFAAYLAFLNGGALLGPLLCGWLAERYGFGTAFAAMAASMAVAVLLLRAAPRVTVPAAAQDDGAAVAWRQVVPAIVAVTLCFCAYEQLTNIVLVWAEARVALSVGGFAVPPGWLAAADGLFTIALALGAYRLWPWLARRRCEPAAGIKLALGGVAIALGYGLIALLSMRVGAVGLAGPLAAILLLGIGVVLSWPSALAIVTAAAPPGRRGMMTGLFYLHGFVAHLVVGQLGTLYPVMSAPSFWMIHVALALAGAATALAIPRGQATTTSTADSASA comes from the coding sequence ATGCGCGACAGGGACACGCCCCCGCCCGCCCCCGGATTCTGGACCCTTGCCGGGGTCGAGGCATGGGAGCGATTCGCGATTCAGGGCGCCAAGTCGCTCCTTACCCTGTTCCTGCTGACCGACCTGCTGCGCCCCTCGGGGCCGCCGGTCCTCGGTCTGGCCGGATTGCGCGCCGCGATCGAGGGGGTGACGGGGACGCGAGGCGACATCGCCTTCGCCTCGCAGCTTTACGGACTGTACGGCGCGCTGACCTATCTGATCCTGCCGCTGGGCGGATGGCTGGCGGATCGCAGCGGGCGGCGGCGGGTCGCGATGTTCGTCGGCGCGGGGCTGATGGCGGCGGGGCTGGTCGCGCTGACGGGGCGGCCCTTGGCGCTGGTCGGGCTGGGGTTGCTGGTCGGTGGGATCGGGCTGCTCAAGGGTAATCTGGCCGCCGAGGTCGGCGCGCTGCGCGGGTCGGCGGGGGGCGAGCGGCTGTTCGCGGCCTATCTGGCGTTCCTCAACGGCGGCGCGCTGCTCGGGCCGCTGCTGTGCGGCTGGCTGGCCGAGCGGTACGGGTTCGGCACCGCCTTCGCGGCAATGGCGGCGAGCATGGCGGTGGCCGTGCTGCTGCTGCGCGCCGCCCCCCGCGTCACGGTCCCAGCGGCGGCGCAGGACGATGGCGCGGCCGTCGCGTGGCGACAGGTGGTGCCCGCCATCGTCGCCGTCACCTTGTGCTTCTGCGCCTATGAGCAGCTGACCAATATCGTGCTGGTCTGGGCCGAGGCGCGGGTCGCGCTGTCGGTCGGCGGGTTCGCCGTGCCGCCCGGCTGGCTGGCGGCGGCGGACGGACTGTTCACCATCGCGCTGGCGCTGGGAGCGTATCGGCTCTGGCCTTGGCTCGCGCGGCGGCGGTGCGAGCCCGCTGCGGGGATCAAGCTGGCGCTGGGCGGCGTAGCGATCGCGCTCGGCTATGGCCTGATCGCGCTGCTGTCGATGCGGGTCGGCGCGGTGGGGCTGGCGGGGCCGCTGGCGGCGATCCTGCTGCTCGGCATCGGCGTGGTGCTGTCCTGGCCCTCGGCGCTGGCGATCGTCACCGCCGCCGCGCCGCCCGGCCGGCGGGGGATGATGACCGGGCTATTCTATCTCCACGGCTTCGTCGCGCATCTGGTCGTGGGGCAGCTGGGCACGCTCTATCCGGTGATGAGCGCGCCCAGCTTCTGGATGATCCATGTCGCGCTGGCGCTGGCGGGCGCCGCCACCGCGCTCGCCATTCCGCGCGGTCAGGCGACGACGACCTCCACCGCCGACAGCGCCTCGGCATAA
- a CDS encoding glutaminase has translation MDLSAIVADIAAEMAEAPDRGKPADYIPALAGIDPRRFGIAIVEADGQCHLAGDAEESFSIQSISKVFALTLALGAVGDQLWRRVGREPSGTAFNSIVQLETEQGIPRNPFINAGAIVVADVLLGGYEPREAIGEMLRFVRALTGEDDIVIDAAVAQAEMETGHRNQALAHYMRAFGNLHHPVDRVLGVYFHFCALAMSCRQLALAGRYLMARGLHPGTGRSVVSPQRARRINALMMSCGHYDGSGEFAFRVGLPGKSGVGGGILAIVPGRASIAVWSPGLNARGNSQLGTLALERLVQRTGWSVFDPQAG, from the coding sequence ATGGACCTGTCCGCCATCGTCGCCGACATCGCCGCCGAGATGGCGGAGGCCCCCGACCGGGGCAAACCGGCCGATTACATCCCCGCGCTGGCGGGCATCGATCCGCGCCGGTTCGGTATCGCCATCGTCGAGGCGGACGGCCAATGCCATCTGGCGGGCGATGCCGAGGAGAGCTTCTCGATCCAGAGCATCTCCAAGGTCTTCGCGCTGACCCTGGCGCTGGGCGCGGTCGGCGACCAGCTTTGGCGGCGGGTGGGGCGCGAGCCGTCGGGCACCGCGTTCAACTCGATCGTGCAGTTGGAAACCGAACAGGGCATCCCGCGCAACCCGTTCATCAATGCGGGCGCGATCGTCGTCGCCGACGTGCTGCTGGGCGGTTATGAACCGCGCGAGGCGATCGGCGAGATGCTGCGCTTCGTCCGCGCGCTGACCGGAGAGGACGACATCGTCATCGACGCCGCCGTGGCGCAGGCCGAGATGGAGACGGGGCACCGCAACCAGGCGCTGGCGCATTACATGCGCGCCTTCGGCAATCTCCACCATCCGGTCGACCGGGTGCTGGGCGTCTATTTCCATTTCTGCGCGCTCGCCATGAGTTGTCGGCAGCTGGCGCTCGCCGGGCGCTATCTGATGGCGCGGGGCCTTCATCCGGGGACGGGGCGCTCGGTGGTGTCACCGCAGCGGGCGCGGCGGATCAACGCGCTGATGATGAGCTGCGGCCATTATGACGGATCGGGCGAGTTCGCCTTTCGCGTCGGCCTGCCGGGCAAGTCGGGAGTGGGGGGCGGCATATTGGCGATCGTGCCCGGCCGGGCCTCGATCGCCGTATGGTCGCCGGGGCTCAACGCGCGCGGGAATTCGCAGCTTGGTACGCTGGCGCTCGAACGGCTGGTGCAGCGGACCGGCTGGTCGGTGTTCGACCCACAAGCCGGTTGA
- a CDS encoding TonB-dependent siderophore receptor yields the protein MRRFRAAWLAACATGALVGVAGPAIAKPAIAAPTPGDDDPQRLRNEEIVVEGQREKKSAASGTKTDIPLIATAQSITVIDQGELTRRNALSINQALGYVAGVAPNQRGNVATRYDQLYLRGFSPGVFMDGMRLLGGVYAIPQVDFHLVESVDVVKGPAGVTYGSGTPGGLINLTSKLPYAGAGGRIELAAGNYALLRSSIDVNQPLDADNRWLFRMIAGAEESDGFIRSTANRRYYARPMLTFAPDKATSVTLILNYQRDPESGSYSGVPVYGSALPNPFGVLPVDFNTSEPSYEAFDRTQKSATILFRHDLNDRLSWTTNARYLAIGLHYRQIYGSGFLTRGTGANANSDLSTLQRGGGGSDEAFQTFTVDNHLVGKLDTGPVRHTILGGVDWQHNRGENYQAFYTGTNANPVFNIPNLSLFAPVYGVPLPSFPLTQTHNYTKRDQVGLYLQDQIAIGGLQLIASGRWDSYNQTTQNLNTNAVSRLNQTAFTTRLGALYETRFGLAPFASYSESFEPQTGSTWDGRNFTPVTGRQYEAGLKYQPRGTTALFTLSAFDLRRRNVPVADPNAGTGNIPTNSQVQIGEVAIRGIELDGRGTLAPGFDVTVAATYTDPRVTQGSPVVGTGDQLSGVTGTRPLGVPQWSASSFLSYDLGKAGIAGAPGGLSIGAGLRYVGESDGTATTVAAGKTVVRRFQSPDYWLADLMLGYDLGRVSPAMEGLSLTANVANLFDKRHITSCFFNNGCYYGASRTFVGSLRYSW from the coding sequence ATGCGGAGATTTCGTGCGGCATGGCTGGCGGCCTGCGCCACGGGCGCCCTTGTCGGCGTCGCCGGGCCCGCCATCGCCAAACCTGCCATCGCCGCGCCCACTCCGGGGGACGACGATCCCCAGCGGCTGCGCAACGAGGAGATCGTGGTCGAGGGACAGCGCGAGAAGAAGAGCGCGGCCTCGGGCACCAAGACCGACATTCCGCTGATCGCCACGGCGCAGAGCATCACGGTCATCGACCAGGGGGAACTGACCCGACGCAACGCGCTGTCGATCAACCAGGCGCTGGGCTATGTCGCGGGGGTCGCGCCCAACCAGCGCGGCAATGTCGCGACCCGGTACGACCAGCTCTATCTGCGCGGCTTTTCGCCCGGCGTGTTCATGGACGGGATGCGCCTGCTGGGCGGCGTCTATGCCATTCCGCAGGTCGACTTCCATCTGGTCGAATCGGTCGATGTGGTGAAGGGCCCGGCGGGCGTCACCTATGGCTCGGGCACGCCGGGCGGGCTGATCAACCTGACCAGCAAGCTGCCCTATGCCGGGGCGGGCGGCCGGATCGAGCTGGCGGCGGGCAATTACGCGCTGCTGCGCTCCAGCATCGACGTGAACCAGCCGCTCGACGCCGACAATCGCTGGCTGTTCCGGATGATCGCGGGGGCCGAGGAATCGGACGGCTTCATCCGATCCACCGCCAATCGCCGTTACTATGCGCGGCCGATGCTGACCTTCGCGCCCGACAAGGCGACCAGCGTCACGCTGATCCTCAACTATCAGCGCGATCCCGAATCGGGGTCGTATAGCGGTGTGCCCGTCTATGGCTCGGCGCTGCCCAATCCGTTCGGTGTGCTGCCGGTCGATTTCAACACGTCGGAGCCGTCCTATGAGGCGTTCGACCGGACGCAGAAATCGGCGACGATCCTGTTCCGCCACGACCTGAACGACCGGCTGAGCTGGACGACGAACGCGCGCTATCTGGCGATCGGGCTGCATTATCGGCAAATCTATGGATCGGGCTTCCTGACGCGCGGCACCGGCGCCAATGCGAACAGCGACCTCTCTACCCTGCAACGCGGCGGCGGCGGGTCGGACGAGGCGTTCCAGACCTTCACCGTCGACAATCACCTGGTCGGCAAGCTCGATACCGGGCCGGTCCGGCACACCATCCTGGGCGGCGTCGACTGGCAGCATAATCGCGGCGAGAATTATCAGGCCTTCTACACCGGCACGAACGCGAACCCGGTGTTCAACATCCCCAACCTCAGCCTGTTCGCCCCGGTCTACGGCGTGCCGCTGCCCAGCTTCCCGCTCACCCAGACGCACAATTACACCAAGCGCGATCAGGTCGGCCTCTATCTACAGGACCAGATCGCGATCGGCGGGCTGCAACTGATCGCCAGCGGGCGCTGGGACAGCTACAACCAGACGACGCAGAATCTGAACACCAACGCGGTCTCGCGCCTGAACCAGACCGCCTTCACCACCCGGCTGGGCGCGCTGTACGAGACCCGGTTCGGGCTGGCCCCCTTCGCCAGCTATTCGGAGAGTTTCGAGCCGCAGACGGGCAGCACCTGGGACGGGCGCAACTTCACCCCCGTCACGGGCCGCCAATATGAGGCGGGGCTGAAATACCAGCCACGCGGCACGACCGCGCTGTTCACCCTGTCGGCCTTCGACCTGCGTCGCCGCAACGTGCCGGTCGCCGATCCGAACGCGGGCACCGGCAATATCCCGACCAATTCGCAGGTGCAGATCGGCGAGGTCGCGATCCGCGGGATCGAGCTGGACGGGCGCGGCACGCTGGCCCCCGGTTTCGACGTGACGGTGGCGGCGACCTATACCGATCCGCGCGTGACGCAGGGGTCGCCCGTGGTCGGCACCGGCGACCAGCTGAGCGGCGTGACCGGCACCCGGCCGCTGGGCGTGCCGCAATGGAGCGCGTCGAGCTTCCTGTCCTATGATCTGGGCAAGGCGGGTATCGCGGGCGCGCCGGGCGGGCTGAGCATCGGGGCGGGCCTGCGCTATGTCGGGGAATCGGACGGGACGGCGACCACCGTCGCGGCCGGGAAGACGGTCGTCCGCCGTTTCCAGTCGCCCGATTACTGGCTGGCCGACCTGATGCTGGGCTATGACCTGGGCCGGGTCAGCCCGGCGATGGAGGGGCTGAGCCTGACCGCCAATGTCGCCAATCTGTTCGACAAGCGCCACATCACCAGCTGTTTCTTCAACAATGGCTGCTATTACGGGGCATCGCGGACCTTTGTAGGCAGCCTGCGCTATTCTTGGTAA
- a CDS encoding DeoR/GlpR family DNA-binding transcription regulator, which yields MMKRQRRQTEIVALLGEGNFRGIGDLAAALSVSEETIRRELRVLEASGAVVRAHGAVRLAKVETEGSFATRLQRHAEAKQRIAAAVAQIVADGQTLYIDASTTGHYVARALRDHQRLTVITNAVGVAAELGGRNDNRVLLAGGELDYEYRACFDATARDYLAMFTPSLAILSVESVNLDHGFADYHAGEAAVCRMMIARARRTVIAADASKFDRHGTVQVAALDGVAMLVTDVPLSPAYAEALSAVEVVVA from the coding sequence ATGATGAAACGCCAGCGCCGCCAGACCGAGATCGTGGCGCTACTCGGAGAGGGGAATTTCCGCGGGATCGGCGATCTGGCGGCGGCGCTGTCGGTGTCCGAGGAGACGATCCGGCGCGAACTGCGCGTGCTGGAGGCATCGGGCGCGGTCGTGCGCGCGCACGGCGCGGTGCGGCTGGCCAAGGTGGAGACGGAGGGCTCGTTCGCCACCCGCCTGCAACGCCATGCCGAGGCCAAGCAGCGGATCGCGGCCGCGGTGGCGCAGATCGTCGCGGACGGCCAGACCCTGTATATCGATGCCAGCACCACCGGCCATTATGTCGCCCGCGCGCTGCGCGATCACCAGCGGCTGACCGTCATCACCAATGCGGTGGGGGTCGCCGCCGAGCTGGGCGGGCGCAACGACAACCGGGTGCTGCTGGCCGGGGGCGAGCTGGATTACGAATATCGCGCCTGTTTCGACGCGACGGCGCGCGACTATCTGGCGATGTTCACGCCCTCGCTGGCGATCCTGTCGGTCGAATCGGTCAATCTCGACCATGGCTTTGCCGATTATCATGCGGGCGAGGCGGCGGTGTGCCGGATGATGATCGCGCGCGCCCGCCGCACCGTGATCGCGGCCGATGCCAGCAAGTTCGACCGCCACGGCACCGTCCAGGTCGCCGCGCTCGACGGCGTCGCCATGCTGGTGACCGACGTGCCGCTGTCGCCCGCTTATGCCGAGGCGCTGTCGGCGGTGGAGGTCGTCGTCGCCTGA
- a CDS encoding TonB-dependent receptor has protein sequence MRLWAGLMLASAMPAIAQAQEAATPQGPTAATPAPATGNAATGNAAAAPVATAPQAEKPQGRTSGAQAPQAEAEEEEGGEGDVVVNGRRPPGTVPGDIPPDQQLSPADIRSYGVSSVADLLTELAPQTTSGRGGSPVILLNGRRIAGFQEIRDLPTEAILRVDILPEEVSLKFGYRPDQKVVNFVLRPRFRSLAAEAIALAPTEGGSAQGQGRLDWLAIRRDKRLSIHADYQETSRLIEAERDITAPASNAALGGNLVSSDPALVALTGRTPSVVGIPTGLTAAPTLAQLAASPANSTDVTPYRTLQSAQRQFGANIVYARNIFDKVAASFNAQLETTQSNSWNGLPSASLTLPAGNPYSPLSTNATISRLSDAYGPLVQDNTGLTAHLGTVFNGDLGRWRWSLTGAYDRTESRVATDTGLDVTGLQARLNAGDPTANPFGPLDGLGLAARNYARSTSSTGEIDALLNGRVFALPAGDVQASVKLGGETNNFSSRSTRFGTVQTGEVSRDIVNGQVNLDFPIANRDRGILSAIGDLSLNVNGGADHLSDFGTLTTVGYGANWSPLEGVRFIASWTDQEDAPTPQQLGNPTITTPNVRLFDYVSGTTATVTSVSGGNPALVADNRHVMKLGATVKPWNDRDINLTANYFRISTDDPIASFPTPTAAIEAAFPDRFTRDAAGNLLRVDSRPINFARTERSQLRWGINFSRPIKSKIQKELEAFRAGTGPNPFAGMAFPGARGGPGGPDGPRGEGPGGGPGGGPGSPGGPGGPGGAGPDRGPGGGGGFRGGGGFGGGRGGGRVQFALYHTWTFADRVTVADGGPVLDLLRGDAVGSSGGSSRHQLEAQAGYNNNGLGLRFSGNWRSATRVNGGTAANPQALDFGSLATVDFRLFADLGQRLDLVRAHPWVRGMRVSLSVDNLFNQRQRVTDSTGTVPIGYQPGYLDPLGRTVRLSVRKLFF, from the coding sequence ATGCGGCTTTGGGCGGGTTTGATGCTGGCGAGTGCCATGCCGGCGATCGCACAGGCGCAGGAGGCCGCGACGCCGCAAGGTCCGACCGCCGCGACACCCGCCCCAGCCACTGGAAATGCGGCTACCGGAAATGCGGCCGCCGCCCCGGTCGCCACCGCTCCGCAGGCGGAGAAGCCCCAGGGCCGGACCTCGGGCGCCCAGGCCCCGCAGGCCGAGGCCGAAGAGGAGGAAGGCGGCGAGGGCGACGTCGTCGTCAATGGCCGCCGCCCGCCGGGCACCGTGCCGGGCGACATCCCGCCCGACCAGCAGCTGAGCCCCGCCGACATCCGCAGCTATGGCGTGTCGAGCGTCGCCGACCTGCTGACCGAACTCGCGCCGCAGACGACCAGCGGGCGCGGCGGGTCGCCGGTGATCCTGCTCAACGGACGGCGCATCGCGGGCTTTCAGGAGATTCGTGACCTGCCGACCGAGGCGATCCTGCGCGTCGACATCCTGCCCGAGGAAGTGTCGCTCAAATTCGGCTATCGCCCCGACCAGAAGGTCGTGAACTTCGTCCTGCGCCCGCGCTTCCGCTCGCTGGCGGCCGAGGCGATCGCGCTGGCCCCGACCGAGGGTGGCTCGGCGCAGGGGCAGGGGCGGCTCGACTGGCTGGCCATCCGGCGCGACAAGCGGCTGAGCATCCATGCCGATTATCAGGAAACGTCGCGGCTGATCGAGGCCGAGCGCGATATCACCGCCCCCGCCAGCAACGCGGCGCTGGGCGGCAATCTGGTCAGCAGCGATCCGGCGCTGGTCGCGCTGACCGGCCGGACGCCCAGCGTGGTCGGCATCCCCACCGGGCTGACCGCCGCGCCGACGCTGGCGCAACTGGCGGCGAGCCCGGCTAACAGCACCGACGTCACCCCCTATCGCACGCTGCAATCGGCGCAGCGCCAGTTCGGCGCGAACATCGTCTATGCGCGCAACATCTTCGACAAGGTCGCGGCCTCGTTCAACGCGCAGCTGGAGACGACGCAGAGCAACAGCTGGAACGGCCTGCCCTCGGCCAGCCTGACGCTGCCGGCGGGCAATCCCTACTCCCCGCTGTCGACCAATGCGACGATCAGCCGGTTGAGCGATGCCTATGGCCCGCTGGTCCAGGACAATACCGGCCTGACCGCGCATCTGGGCACCGTGTTCAACGGCGATCTGGGCCGGTGGCGCTGGTCGCTGACCGGCGCCTATGACCGGACCGAAAGCCGTGTCGCCACCGACACCGGGCTGGACGTGACGGGGCTTCAGGCGCGGTTGAACGCGGGCGATCCGACCGCCAACCCCTTCGGGCCGCTCGACGGGCTGGGGCTGGCGGCGCGCAACTATGCGCGGTCGACCTCCTCGACCGGCGAGATCGACGCGCTGCTCAACGGCCGGGTCTTCGCGCTGCCTGCGGGCGACGTGCAGGCCAGCGTCAAGCTGGGCGGCGAGACCAATAATTTCTCCAGCCGCTCGACCCGGTTCGGCACCGTCCAGACCGGCGAGGTGTCGCGCGACATCGTCAACGGGCAGGTCAATCTCGACTTCCCCATCGCCAATCGCGATCGCGGCATCCTGAGCGCGATCGGCGACCTGTCGCTGAACGTCAATGGCGGGGCGGATCATCTGTCGGACTTCGGCACACTGACCACGGTCGGTTACGGCGCGAACTGGTCGCCGCTGGAGGGGGTGCGCTTCATCGCGTCCTGGACCGATCAGGAGGATGCGCCCACCCCGCAGCAGCTGGGCAATCCGACGATCACCACACCCAATGTCCGGCTGTTCGACTATGTCAGCGGCACGACCGCGACGGTGACGTCGGTCAGCGGCGGCAACCCGGCGCTGGTCGCGGACAATCGCCATGTCATGAAGCTGGGCGCGACGGTGAAGCCGTGGAACGACCGCGACATCAACCTGACCGCCAATTATTTCCGCATCTCGACCGACGATCCGATCGCGTCCTTCCCGACGCCCACCGCCGCGATCGAGGCGGCCTTTCCCGACCGGTTCACCCGCGATGCGGCGGGCAATCTGCTGCGCGTCGATTCGCGCCCGATCAACTTCGCGCGGACCGAGCGGTCGCAGCTGCGCTGGGGGATCAACTTCTCCAGGCCGATCAAGTCCAAGATCCAGAAGGAACTGGAGGCGTTCCGCGCCGGGACCGGCCCCAATCCCTTTGCGGGGATGGCTTTCCCCGGCGCGCGCGGTGGCCCCGGCGGACCGGACGGTCCACGTGGCGAGGGGCCCGGCGGTGGACCGGGCGGCGGCCCCGGTAGTCCCGGAGGCCCCGGCGGCCCCGGTGGTGCCGGACCGGATCGCGGGCCGGGCGGCGGTGGCGGTTTTCGCGGAGGCGGCGGCTTCGGCGGCGGTCGTGGCGGCGGCCGTGTGCAATTCGCGCTCTATCACACCTGGACCTTCGCCGACCGTGTCACCGTCGCCGATGGCGGCCCGGTCCTCGACCTGTTGCGCGGCGATGCGGTCGGGTCGAGCGGCGGCAGCTCGCGCCACCAGCTGGAGGCGCAGGCGGGCTATAACAATAACGGGCTGGGCCTGCGTTTCTCGGGCAACTGGCGCAGCGCGACGCGGGTCAATGGCGGCACGGCGGCCAATCCGCAGGCGCTCGACTTCGGCAGCCTGGCGACGGTCGATTTCCGCCTGTTCGCCGATCTGGGCCAGCGGCTCGATCTGGTCCGCGCGCATCCCTGGGTCCGGGGCATGCGGGTCAGCCTGTCGGTCGACAATCTGTTCAACCAGCGCCAGCGGGTGACCGATTCGACCGGCACGGTGCCGATCGGCTATCAGCCGGGCTATCTCGATCCGCTCGGGCGCACCGTCCGCCTGTCGGTGCGCAAGCTGTTCTTCTGA